One part of the Arthrobacter tumbae genome encodes these proteins:
- a CDS encoding DUF349 domain-containing protein, with the protein MTNSQQSDETPVTEATEIEQPEAAAEPSVAEQSSTTEEPSVAEEPSSLERSSSTEQPSIAEQASVPTPVQPAAPMPGPGNAARPRPTPAAMASRPNGPAAPAVVAAPPIHSTPLAEVEKFARVEEDGHVFLIVDGEEFPVGQYPDAPREEALGYFVRKYDDVAGQVTLLEQRVHAKAPTTDMRKTAAHLAEQVAERKMVGDVRALEARLEALVGLVADLESAEKAQQDAARARERETREAIVAEAEEIAGHDPSTVQWKASSNRMNELFEQWKTAQKSGLRLGRGTEDALWKRFRSARTVFDRHRRAYFSQLDNDNAEAKQAKEALIRRAEELSTSTDWGHTAAEYRQLMDEWKGSKRASRKDDDALWTRFRAAQDVFFAARKAANEAIDEEYGSNLVVKEALIAEARKLLPVKDATAARKALQSIRDRWEEAGKVPRADMGRVEARLREVEDAVQTAEQEHWQRTNPETKARTNSALSQLESTIASLEEDLAAAEKNGDARRISEAREALEARRQWLDMLQKSAQDFS; encoded by the coding sequence GTGACAAACAGTCAGCAATCCGACGAAACGCCTGTAACCGAAGCGACCGAAATCGAGCAACCCGAGGCTGCAGCAGAACCTTCTGTTGCTGAACAGTCCTCCACCACGGAGGAGCCTTCTGTCGCTGAGGAGCCTTCGAGTCTGGAGCGCTCCTCCAGCACGGAGCAGCCTTCCATTGCTGAGCAGGCGTCGGTTCCAACTCCTGTTCAACCGGCCGCCCCGATGCCGGGCCCCGGCAATGCTGCACGTCCACGCCCCACACCGGCTGCCATGGCATCGCGGCCCAATGGTCCTGCAGCGCCCGCTGTCGTCGCCGCTCCCCCTATCCACAGCACTCCGCTGGCAGAGGTGGAGAAGTTCGCCCGCGTGGAGGAAGACGGTCACGTCTTCCTGATCGTCGACGGGGAGGAATTCCCCGTGGGACAGTACCCCGATGCCCCGCGTGAGGAAGCGCTGGGCTACTTCGTGCGCAAGTACGACGACGTCGCGGGCCAGGTCACGCTGCTGGAGCAGCGGGTTCACGCCAAAGCGCCCACCACGGACATGCGCAAGACGGCCGCCCACCTGGCCGAGCAGGTCGCCGAACGGAAGATGGTCGGCGATGTGCGCGCACTTGAAGCCCGGCTCGAAGCACTGGTCGGCCTCGTCGCCGACCTTGAGTCGGCGGAGAAAGCGCAGCAGGACGCCGCCCGGGCCCGCGAACGGGAAACACGTGAGGCGATTGTCGCCGAGGCCGAGGAGATCGCCGGCCACGATCCGTCCACCGTGCAGTGGAAAGCCAGCAGCAACCGGATGAACGAATTGTTCGAGCAGTGGAAAACCGCTCAAAAATCGGGGCTTCGGCTGGGACGGGGTACGGAAGACGCACTGTGGAAGCGGTTCCGTTCCGCCCGAACTGTCTTCGACCGCCACCGCAGGGCATACTTCTCGCAGCTCGACAATGACAACGCAGAAGCCAAACAGGCCAAAGAAGCACTCATCCGTCGCGCCGAGGAGCTGTCCACCTCCACCGACTGGGGCCACACGGCAGCCGAGTACCGGCAGCTCATGGACGAATGGAAAGGTTCAAAGCGGGCAAGCCGCAAGGACGACGATGCGCTCTGGACCCGCTTCCGTGCCGCCCAGGACGTCTTCTTCGCCGCACGCAAGGCTGCGAACGAGGCGATCGACGAGGAGTACGGTTCCAACCTCGTGGTGAAGGAAGCTCTCATCGCGGAGGCCCGTAAGCTCCTGCCTGTGAAGGACGCCACGGCAGCCCGGAAGGCGCTCCAGTCCATCCGCGACCGCTGGGAGGAAGCCGGAAAGGTTCCGCGGGCTGACATGGGGCGCGTGGAAGCGCGTCTGCGCGAAGTCGAGGACGCAGTGCAGACCGCTGAGCAGGAACACTGGCAGCGCACCAATCCGGAGACGAAGGCGCGGACCAACAGCGCTCTCAGTCAGCTCGAGAGCACCATCGCGTCCCTCGAGGAAGATCTGGCAGCAGCGGAAAAGAACGGGGACGCCCGCCGGATCTCCGAGGCGCGCGAAGCGCTTGAGGCGCGCAGGCAGTGGCTGGACATGCTGCAGAAGTCGGCGCAGGACTTCTCGTAA
- a CDS encoding peptidylprolyl isomerase, with amino-acid sequence MAVDRRGREMRRHISQIEARRELERAQGKRRRKDSTTAGIAAAAVLAVALALQVFWFSSNPTAAQMDVLEDAPGVAETAQATSTANSSNIPDPSIAAGKMFRGTLSTSVGDIGVQLDGSEAPQAVAVFTSLAGEGFFEGRTCHRLTTADTMGVLQCGSLNGDGAGDPSYQWGPVENTPEDGVYPAGTIAVARGAATDSNGTQFFIVYKDSRIPQNTGGYTIMGSVTSGLDVVRQVAETGVEGGGVDGTPATPVTIDSLTLQ; translated from the coding sequence GTGGCCGTTGATCGTCGCGGACGCGAGATGCGCCGTCATATCAGCCAGATCGAAGCTCGGCGGGAGTTGGAGCGCGCGCAGGGGAAACGGCGGCGGAAAGACAGCACGACGGCGGGGATAGCCGCCGCGGCGGTGCTGGCAGTCGCGCTCGCCCTGCAGGTTTTCTGGTTCAGCTCGAACCCCACAGCTGCTCAAATGGACGTGCTCGAAGACGCCCCCGGTGTCGCGGAGACCGCGCAGGCTACATCCACGGCAAACAGCTCGAACATTCCGGACCCGTCGATTGCAGCTGGAAAGATGTTCAGGGGAACCCTGTCCACCAGCGTGGGCGACATCGGTGTTCAGCTGGACGGCAGCGAGGCCCCTCAAGCGGTCGCCGTCTTCACCTCGCTCGCCGGGGAGGGGTTCTTCGAGGGCAGGACCTGCCACCGGCTGACTACGGCGGATACCATGGGCGTGCTGCAATGCGGATCTCTCAACGGCGACGGTGCGGGCGATCCCTCCTACCAGTGGGGTCCAGTGGAGAACACGCCCGAGGACGGTGTCTACCCCGCCGGCACCATCGCCGTGGCCCGCGGTGCGGCGACGGACAGCAACGGCACACAGTTCTTCATCGTCTACAAGGATTCCCGGATTCCACAGAACACGGGCGGATACACAATCATGGGTTCCGTGACCTCAGGCCTGGACGTTGTCCGGCAGGTCGCCGAAACCGGGGTGGAAGGCGGCGGCGTGGACGGAACTCCGGCAACACCTGTGACGATAGACTCATTAACCCTGCAGTAA
- the secF gene encoding protein translocase subunit SecF, which yields MSRFSFAEFGNELYSGKRSYPFVGKRNLWFAIAGAAILLSLLVPVIKGGFNLGIDFRGGSEFTVSNVQDTSVGAGEQAVTDVVPEAVPRVTNIAPETMRIQTERLSDDQTLSVRDALIGAYSVTEEDVTSNFVGPTWGEDVSRQAIIGLIVFVALAAGLMAIYFRTWKMSVAAMAALVVVMVTSAGIYSLSDFEVTPSAVIGFLTILSYSLYDTVVVFDKIRENTADLEVSSKRTFGEQVNLAVNQTLVRSINTSVVAVLPVAAILFIGAMLLGAGTLRDLSLALFVGIIIGTLTTVFVAAPMYAKLRMNEPDIRKQEKRVMHRRSLEAGEAGEAQEAGTAPA from the coding sequence ATGAGCCGCTTCAGTTTTGCCGAATTCGGAAACGAACTGTATTCCGGCAAGCGGTCCTACCCCTTCGTGGGAAAACGCAACCTGTGGTTCGCCATCGCCGGTGCGGCCATTCTGCTGTCGCTGCTGGTGCCGGTGATCAAGGGCGGGTTCAATCTGGGCATCGACTTCCGCGGTGGATCAGAGTTCACCGTTTCGAATGTGCAGGACACCTCCGTCGGGGCGGGCGAGCAAGCCGTCACCGATGTGGTGCCGGAAGCGGTTCCCCGCGTGACCAACATTGCGCCGGAAACCATGCGCATCCAGACGGAACGGCTCAGTGACGACCAGACCCTGAGCGTGCGGGATGCCCTGATCGGCGCCTACAGCGTTACCGAGGAAGATGTCACGTCAAACTTCGTGGGACCCACCTGGGGTGAAGATGTCAGCCGTCAGGCGATCATCGGCCTGATTGTCTTCGTTGCCCTCGCTGCGGGATTGATGGCGATCTATTTCCGTACCTGGAAGATGTCGGTTGCGGCAATGGCGGCGCTGGTGGTGGTGATGGTGACCTCCGCCGGTATCTACTCGCTCAGTGACTTCGAAGTCACTCCATCGGCAGTCATCGGCTTTCTGACAATTCTGAGTTATTCCCTATATGACACGGTTGTGGTCTTCGACAAGATCCGCGAGAACACGGCGGATCTGGAAGTGTCCAGCAAGCGGACCTTTGGAGAGCAAGTGAACCTGGCGGTCAACCAGACCCTTGTCCGGTCGATCAACACCTCCGTGGTCGCCGTTCTGCCGGTGGCTGCAATCCTCTTCATCGGTGCGATGCTGCTCGGTGCGGGCACGTTGAGGGATCTGTCACTGGCGCTCTTCGTCGGCATCATCATCGGTACGCTGACTACCGTCTTCGTCGCCGCTCCCATGTATGCGAAGCTCCGGATGAACGAGCCTGACATCCGCAAGCAGGAAAAGCGCGTGATGCACCGCCGCTCCCTTGAAGCCGGGGAAGCCGGGGAAGCCCAGGAAGCCGGCACAGCCCCCGCCTGA
- a CDS encoding RelA/SpoT family protein: MEIATEVGLWVAEASGPGRPSETGPSTGPDTESRTQTTHAATPAPVRPGPGSPAPDDGAAAPGRRERTRARLARLAGRGNSDYSPVLEPLLRTVRANNPKEDLEFIKRAYEVAERSHEGQKRKSGDPYITHPVAVATILAELGMTGTTLAAALLHDTVEDTSCTLDDIRRDFGQEVAMLVDGVTKLDKVSFGDAAQAETVRKMVVAMAKDIRVLVIKLADRLHNARTWRFVSPESSARKARETLEIFAPLAHRLGMNTIKWELEDLSFAALHPKVYEEIVRMVGDRTPEREKHLNFVRDQIGDDLRSVKIKATISGRPKHYYSIYQKMIVRGKDFDDIHDLMGVRVLVDSVRDCYATLGQLHARWNPLPGRFKDYIAMPKFNMYQSLHTTVIGPGGRPVEIQIRTHDMHRRAEYGVAAHWKYKNQGGAGTSGVPDNSDMGWLRSLVDWQQETSDPDEFLDSLRFEINAREVFVFTPKGEVMALPAGSTPVDFAYAVHTEVGHRTIGARVNGKLVPLNSELNHGDWVEIFTSKAEGAGPSQDWQGFVKSPRARNKIRQWFTKERREEAIEKGKDQLTRTMRKQNLPLQRMMTHDALLAVAQELRHADISALYAAVGDGHSSAQNVIEHLVTQMGGHAGAEEDIAEATVATQPRRPKFSDSGVTVRGVGDVWVKLARCCTPVPPDPIVGFVTRGSGVSVHRNDCRNVQELRDQPGRIVDVEWAPTQSSVFLVEIQVEALDRKSLLSDVTRVLSENHVNILAASVNTSTDRVALSRFAFEMGDPKYLSHILSAVRRIDGVFDVYRTTGSQRRI; encoded by the coding sequence ATGGAAATTGCAACGGAAGTGGGGTTATGGGTGGCTGAAGCCAGTGGTCCCGGGCGCCCGTCCGAGACTGGACCGTCCACAGGTCCAGACACAGAATCGCGCACGCAGACAACCCATGCGGCAACTCCGGCGCCGGTGCGCCCCGGCCCCGGGTCTCCGGCCCCTGACGATGGCGCCGCCGCGCCTGGCCGCCGGGAACGCACGCGTGCCCGGCTCGCCCGCCTTGCCGGACGGGGTAACTCAGATTACTCTCCGGTCCTCGAACCACTTTTGCGCACCGTCCGGGCCAACAACCCGAAAGAGGACCTTGAGTTCATCAAGCGGGCCTATGAAGTGGCTGAACGCAGCCACGAGGGTCAGAAGCGCAAAAGCGGCGATCCGTACATCACCCACCCGGTAGCTGTCGCCACGATTCTCGCCGAGCTCGGCATGACCGGGACAACCCTCGCCGCCGCACTCCTGCATGACACAGTTGAGGACACCAGCTGCACCCTTGATGACATTCGTCGTGACTTCGGCCAGGAAGTGGCGATGCTCGTTGACGGAGTCACCAAGCTGGACAAGGTGTCCTTCGGCGATGCAGCCCAAGCGGAGACCGTGCGCAAGATGGTGGTCGCGATGGCCAAGGACATCCGGGTCCTCGTGATCAAGCTGGCCGACAGGCTGCACAACGCCCGGACCTGGCGCTTCGTCTCACCCGAATCCTCCGCCCGCAAAGCGCGGGAAACCCTTGAGATTTTCGCTCCCCTCGCGCACCGCCTGGGCATGAACACCATCAAGTGGGAACTGGAGGATCTCTCCTTCGCCGCACTGCATCCCAAGGTCTATGAGGAAATTGTGCGGATGGTCGGCGACCGCACGCCGGAGCGCGAAAAGCACCTGAACTTCGTCCGGGACCAGATCGGCGATGACCTGCGTTCAGTCAAGATCAAGGCCACCATCTCGGGAAGGCCGAAGCACTACTACTCGATCTACCAGAAAATGATCGTGCGGGGTAAGGACTTCGACGACATCCACGACCTGATGGGTGTGCGCGTCCTCGTTGACTCGGTGCGCGACTGCTATGCGACTCTTGGTCAGCTGCATGCACGGTGGAATCCGCTCCCGGGCAGGTTCAAGGACTACATCGCGATGCCCAAGTTCAACATGTACCAGTCGCTGCACACCACGGTGATCGGGCCCGGCGGCCGTCCCGTTGAAATTCAGATCCGTACACACGATATGCATCGGCGGGCTGAGTACGGTGTGGCGGCGCATTGGAAGTACAAGAACCAGGGCGGTGCAGGAACCAGCGGTGTTCCGGACAACAGTGATATGGGGTGGCTGCGCAGCCTCGTGGACTGGCAGCAGGAGACGTCGGACCCGGACGAGTTCCTCGACTCCCTGCGGTTCGAAATCAACGCCCGTGAGGTATTCGTCTTCACGCCCAAGGGTGAAGTCATGGCGCTGCCCGCCGGATCCACGCCCGTTGACTTCGCGTATGCGGTACACACCGAGGTTGGTCACCGTACGATCGGGGCCCGGGTAAACGGCAAGCTCGTGCCGCTCAACAGCGAGCTCAACCACGGCGACTGGGTGGAGATCTTCACGTCGAAGGCGGAGGGGGCAGGCCCAAGCCAGGACTGGCAGGGATTCGTCAAGAGCCCGCGTGCACGGAACAAAATCCGTCAGTGGTTCACCAAGGAACGCCGCGAAGAAGCGATTGAAAAGGGCAAGGATCAGCTGACCCGCACAATGCGGAAGCAGAATCTTCCCCTGCAGCGCATGATGACACACGATGCCCTGCTGGCAGTGGCACAGGAACTGCGTCACGCGGACATCTCAGCGCTCTACGCCGCCGTAGGTGACGGGCACTCTTCGGCCCAGAACGTGATCGAGCACCTCGTCACCCAGATGGGCGGCCACGCCGGCGCCGAGGAAGATATTGCGGAGGCGACGGTAGCCACGCAGCCGCGGCGCCCCAAGTTCTCCGATTCCGGCGTCACGGTGCGCGGGGTGGGTGACGTTTGGGTCAAGCTTGCACGCTGCTGCACCCCCGTTCCGCCCGACCCGATTGTCGGGTTCGTCACCCGCGGTTCCGGCGTGTCGGTGCACCGCAACGACTGCCGGAACGTTCAGGAGCTACGGGACCAGCCCGGCCGGATCGTGGACGTGGAATGGGCTCCCACACAGTCCAGCGTGTTCCTGGTGGAGATCCAGGTGGAAGCGTTGGACCGCAAGAGCCTGCTCTCGGACGTGACCAGGGTTCTGTCGGAGAACCATGTGAACATCCTGGCAGCGAGTGTGAACACGTCGACCGATCGGGTGGCACTGTCACGGTTCGCGTTCGAGATGGGCGACCCCAAATACCTCAGCCACATCCTCAGTGCGGTGAGGCGGATCGACGGTGTGTTCGACGTTTACCGCACCACCGGCTCCCAGCGGCGTATCTAG
- the hisS gene encoding histidine--tRNA ligase, translated as MARKSSLSGFPEWLPQERLVELHVLDTLRRTFELHGFSSVETRAVETVGQLLRKGEIDKEVYAVSRLQNEDTGAAVGDSLALHFDLTVPFARYVVENAGHLAFPFRRYQIQKVWRGERPQEGRAREFTQADIDVVGDGALPFRYDIELALVVAEALSALPIPDFQLRINNRKLAEGFYRGIGLTDTPGVLRSIDKLEKIGPVKVAELLKTELGATAEQAEAALSLAGIRTEDTSFVDRVRALGVEDPLLEEGLAELEQVIAEAAKRAPGKVIADLSIARGLDYYTGTVYETVLVGHEALGSICSGGRYDALASKGNRTFPGVGLSIGVTRLVTRILSQEFAAASRQVPTAVLVTLANDDSWSAAQDVAASLRGRGIPVEVAATAEKFGKQIKFADRRGIPFVWFTSEDGTHEVKDIRSGEQSAADPSSWAPPVEDRWPAVVPQG; from the coding sequence ATGGCACGAAAGTCCTCGTTGTCCGGATTTCCCGAATGGTTGCCCCAGGAGCGCCTGGTGGAGCTGCATGTTCTGGACACCCTGCGACGGACGTTCGAGCTTCACGGATTCTCCAGCGTCGAGACCCGTGCGGTCGAAACAGTGGGTCAGTTGCTGCGCAAGGGCGAGATCGACAAGGAGGTCTATGCGGTATCGCGCCTCCAGAACGAGGACACCGGCGCCGCCGTCGGGGACTCGCTTGCGCTGCACTTTGATTTGACGGTTCCTTTTGCACGCTATGTGGTCGAAAATGCCGGCCACCTTGCGTTCCCGTTCCGCCGCTACCAGATCCAGAAGGTCTGGCGGGGCGAACGTCCCCAGGAGGGGCGTGCCCGCGAGTTCACGCAGGCGGACATCGACGTGGTGGGCGACGGCGCACTGCCCTTCCGCTATGACATCGAGCTTGCCCTCGTGGTCGCCGAGGCGCTCAGCGCGCTGCCGATTCCCGACTTCCAGCTGCGGATCAACAACCGGAAGCTTGCCGAAGGCTTCTACCGGGGAATCGGTCTGACGGATACCCCCGGCGTGCTGCGCAGCATCGACAAGCTGGAGAAGATCGGCCCCGTGAAGGTGGCGGAGCTGCTCAAGACCGAGCTGGGTGCCACGGCCGAGCAGGCGGAAGCAGCCCTCAGCCTCGCCGGGATCCGCACCGAAGACACCTCCTTCGTTGACCGGGTGCGCGCTCTCGGCGTTGAAGATCCGCTGCTCGAGGAAGGACTGGCCGAACTCGAGCAGGTCATCGCCGAGGCAGCGAAGCGCGCACCCGGGAAGGTGATCGCCGATCTGAGCATCGCGCGCGGCCTCGACTACTACACCGGCACGGTTTACGAGACGGTGTTGGTGGGCCATGAGGCACTCGGATCCATCTGCTCCGGCGGCCGCTACGATGCGCTGGCGAGCAAGGGCAACCGGACCTTCCCCGGCGTCGGGCTGTCCATCGGCGTCACGCGCCTCGTGACGCGCATTCTGAGCCAGGAATTCGCGGCTGCCTCCCGCCAGGTCCCGACGGCGGTACTGGTCACCCTCGCGAACGATGACTCGTGGTCCGCGGCTCAGGATGTCGCGGCGTCCTTGCGCGGCCGCGGTATTCCCGTGGAGGTCGCGGCAACCGCCGAGAAGTTCGGGAAGCAGATCAAGTTCGCCGACCGGCGGGGCATCCCGTTCGTCTGGTTCACCTCTGAAGACGGCACCCACGAGGTCAAGGACATCCGCTCGGGGGAGCAGAGCGCCGCCGACCCCTCGTCGTGGGCTCCCCCCGTTGAGGACCGCTGGCCGGCCGTCGTGCCTCAGGGCTGA
- the secD gene encoding protein translocase subunit SecD has translation MARTGPGYAAKRTLVWLGVVFALLALLLGGGSLWSNASWAPKLALDLEGGTQMILAPQVQGGSEEITPEQLDQAVEIIRQRVDGSGVAEAEISTQSGQNVIVALPGIPEPETRELIQASAQMEFRPVLIGGPGLAPAAETPTPEDQLPTPSAEPTDASDPNWITAELLQEFESTDCTSPEALQPAVEPAPADQPMVACEPDTQGKYILGPVEVRGTEIESADYGMARSAQGQTLNEWVVNIDFNDEGTETFREVTERLFAIGSGDPRNQFAIVLDGVIVSAPTTNAVIPDGRPQISGSFTEESAAALAEQLKYGALPISFEIQSEQQISATLGADQLRLGLIAGVIGLVLVAVYSIFQYRMLGLVTIASLVVAGVLTYLAICILGWTENYRLSLAGVAGLIVAIGQTADSFIVYFERIRDELRDGRGLVPAVENGWRRAKRTVLASKAMNLLAAVVLYFVAVGNVRGFAFTLGLTAIADLVVVFLFTHPVMRLLAMTRFFGEGHRWSGLDPSRLGVLPLYRGAGRVRHKPVERPAVELRGRNKAAAGEAERRMTIAERRLAEQQKAAEEQKTVSAQARGTEEGDNR, from the coding sequence ATGGCACGAACCGGCCCGGGCTACGCCGCCAAACGAACTCTCGTGTGGCTCGGCGTAGTCTTCGCACTCCTTGCGTTGCTGCTCGGCGGAGGCTCGCTGTGGAGTAACGCCAGCTGGGCACCCAAGCTCGCCCTCGACCTCGAGGGCGGTACCCAGATGATCCTTGCACCCCAGGTGCAAGGTGGCAGCGAGGAAATCACCCCTGAACAGCTTGACCAGGCGGTCGAGATCATCCGGCAGCGAGTCGACGGCAGCGGTGTCGCCGAGGCTGAGATCAGCACGCAGTCGGGGCAGAACGTAATCGTCGCCCTCCCGGGCATCCCTGAACCGGAGACGCGGGAACTGATCCAGGCCTCGGCCCAGATGGAGTTCCGGCCCGTGCTGATAGGTGGCCCGGGGCTCGCTCCGGCAGCTGAAACGCCGACGCCCGAAGACCAGCTTCCCACTCCGAGTGCCGAGCCGACTGATGCCAGCGATCCGAACTGGATCACTGCGGAGCTCCTGCAGGAATTCGAGTCGACCGACTGCACCAGCCCTGAAGCGCTGCAGCCTGCAGTGGAGCCGGCGCCTGCCGACCAGCCAATGGTCGCCTGCGAGCCGGACACACAGGGAAAGTACATTCTTGGTCCGGTTGAGGTGCGTGGTACCGAGATCGAGTCAGCCGATTACGGCATGGCCCGCAGCGCCCAGGGCCAGACCCTGAACGAGTGGGTCGTCAACATCGACTTCAACGATGAGGGAACGGAGACCTTCCGGGAAGTAACCGAACGGTTGTTCGCCATCGGTTCGGGAGATCCACGGAACCAGTTCGCCATCGTGCTTGACGGCGTCATCGTCTCCGCTCCGACCACCAACGCTGTCATTCCTGACGGTCGTCCGCAGATCAGCGGCAGTTTCACGGAGGAATCGGCAGCAGCACTGGCAGAGCAGCTGAAGTACGGTGCGTTGCCGATCAGCTTCGAGATCCAGAGCGAGCAGCAGATCTCTGCCACGCTCGGCGCCGACCAGCTGCGGCTCGGCTTGATCGCCGGCGTGATCGGCCTGGTGCTCGTCGCTGTGTACTCGATCTTCCAGTACCGGATGCTCGGCCTGGTGACGATCGCCTCCCTCGTGGTGGCCGGTGTCCTCACCTACCTTGCAATCTGCATACTCGGCTGGACAGAGAATTATCGGCTGTCCCTTGCCGGTGTTGCCGGGCTGATTGTCGCCATCGGCCAGACCGCGGACTCGTTTATCGTCTACTTCGAACGGATCAGGGACGAACTCCGTGACGGACGCGGGCTGGTACCGGCCGTCGAGAACGGTTGGCGGCGTGCCAAGCGAACCGTGCTGGCGTCCAAGGCAATGAACCTCCTCGCCGCCGTCGTGCTGTATTTCGTGGCCGTCGGCAACGTACGCGGTTTCGCCTTCACGCTGGGTTTGACCGCGATCGCGGACCTTGTGGTCGTCTTCCTGTTCACCCACCCGGTGATGCGTCTGCTCGCCATGACCCGGTTCTTCGGCGAAGGCCACCGCTGGTCCGGGCTTGATCCCTCCCGCTTGGGTGTGCTTCCGCTGTACCGCGGAGCCGGCCGGGTGCGGCACAAGCCGGTAGAGCGGCCCGCAGTCGAACTGCGCGGCAGGAACAAGGCTGCTGCGGGCGAGGCTGAGCGGCGAATGACGATTGCCGAACGGCGCCTGGCTGAACAGCAGAAAGCCGCTGAAGAACAAAAGACCGTCAGTGCGCAAGCACGCGGAACCGAGGAAGGGGACAATCGATGA